A segment of the Methanomicrobiales archaeon genome:
ATACTCATTGCAGTTATTTAGGTCTTGTGCCGCGCTGATCATCCGCAGGATGGGGTCGGATGCCCGGACGGATGGAAGAGGCTGCCCCATAAATCCCCGCCAGGAACGGGTGGCGGCGATCAGAATCGCGTCGACGATTGGGATGACGATCGGGGTCGCGCGGGACTGCGTTATCGGGACATCGGGGTATCCGGCAGAGGCAGCGAAGACGATGCAGCCGGCGAGGGACGGGGATCCGCACATCGAGATGCCCCCTCACGGCACGGGAGAGTCCATCCCGTGCCTCTTCGCAGTATCGGGTGTTCACGGGTACTGGAACTGTGCTCCGGAGATCCCGGATACGGATCATCGTATCCGAATTCACCATTCCGCCGTCCGGAAGCATCTTTGAGCGATCCGCTATCACCTTCTTCTCTGCACATCCGACGCTCCCGGGCCGATCCCATTCCCCCCAGCAACACCTTCTCCCTGCCAGCCACCGGGTGCGTACGGAGCCATGTACTCGGTTGTACGGTGCGGAATCCGTGATCCACACCTGAAAATCTGTGAGAAGGGAACGTATCCGGCGATCGTGACCTTCTCCATTCCGGCTGCACGCTCCGGCAGCCCGAATTCCCCCTGCATCGCCGATACCAGGGCGATTCCCGAGGAAAAGGGGAAATATCGGATTTTGATGTCCATAAGAAGGCAAAAGGCACCAAACTCAGTGCCCTGGCCGACCAGCGGGTCCGTTCCGTCGCCGGCACTGTCGCCCGACCATTCTTCGTCTCTGACAACGGTTGCGGAGTTTGAGCTCGAACCAACGGGAAACCCTCGGGCGTTTCCGCGGATGCGGCCAGGGATTCCCGGGGGATCCGGCACTGCATGCGGATACGGGTCATCTGGCGCATCGTTCCCGTGCATCGCCGAAGCCGGGGGGGCGATCCTGATGAGGAACCCGTGCATGGGCCAGAGAGATCGTGGATACCCGCGCACGGGAGCGAAGAACCAACTATCCCACGAATGGCATCAGTGCTCCATGGGGCGGTCCGGTGCCGTGGAGGTCGAAGATTGATCGGCGATGCGGCGATCCAGCTCGATCAGCCCCTGCGGGCAGGAGGAAGAGAGAGTGATAGTCCGGGTGAAGAGAGAAACCAAAAAAAAGACAAAACTCCACGCCCCGGAAGAGTAGGTTCAAAATCTGGCAGAAAGGGATCGGGAAGAGTCGTCCTGATGGAGATCCCCGATAGGGAGGACGGGTCGGCATTCCCTGATACCGATATCCTCCTCTACGTCCATACCACGCAGTTCTCTCTGTCGTGCGAAATCCTTCCCGGAAAGGTGCAGGGCGGAGATGGTACGGGCTGCTCGATTCCACGGTCATCGACGAGTTCTTTCACAAAGCCTTTCCACCCGGATCTGCACCGCCAAGTCCCTTTCACCACGGGAAGCGATTGCATATGTCAAGGAGCGCCCGGGGATCTCGAACACGTTGAGCATCCCCTATACCGTGACCCGGGAAGTACGGGAGCAGCACAACCTTCGGATGCTGGATACCTCGGATGTCCTGGATGAACCCCTCCAGATCTCGCAGCAGCAGGGATTGTTGTTCTCCGATGCACTTCCTGCTGCGTCGGCACGCAAGCACCATGCCGACCACGTCGCGACGAATGACCGGGATTTTTGACCGGGTGGACCTTCACACGCTGGCGAGCCCTTCTGCAGAAGAGTTCCCCCGCCCTCCTGTGCCGAACCCGTTTGCCCAGTTTGAGGCGAACGGGTTCCCCGCCGAGAACGGTGGCTACGGAGGCGATTGGTGCTGCCCTCGATCCCGAATCCCCCGAACCCCGGCGAGCTCGGACCGGGCTGTCCGGCTTCTCCCGCACCCGAGCGTCCCCGCTGGCGGTGAGAACGCATTCGCCCTCCCGCGGGTCGTCGGGGAGAGCGTTCACGATCCCGGAGCGGCAAGCATTCGGAAAGGGGAAACGTCGCCCCTGCCGCGGCGGGAGGTGGCGATCAGGTGCGCCTGAACATCGCGTCCAGCCGGGCCCGCGGGATGGAGACGATCGTCGGCCGCCCGTGGGGGCAGGTGT
Coding sequences within it:
- a CDS encoding PIN domain-containing protein produces the protein MVRAARFHGHRRVLSQSLSTRICTAKSLSPREAIAYVKERPGISNTLSIPYTVTREVREQHNLRMLDTSDVLDEPLQISQQQGLLFSDALPAASARKHHADHVATNDRDF